GATCGCGAGCACGCTCACGAGCACGGCGCCCACCAGCAGTTTCATCATGCTGCTCTGGCCGATCGCGCGAATGATCAGCGAGCCGAGGCCGCCCGCGCCGATCACGGCAGCAATCGTCATCACGCCGATGTTCATCACGACGGCCGTACGTACGCCGCCGAGAATCACGGGGACGGCAAGCGGCAACTCCACGAGACGCAACCGTTGCCATTGCGTCATGCCGATGCCGATGCCCGCTTCCTTGATGCCTGCCTCCACATTGCGCAGCGCGAGATACGTGTTGGGCATGATGGGCAGCAGCGAATACAGGAACACGGCGGTGATCGCCGGCACCGCGCCGATGCCTTCGCCAAAGCGCGAGAACACGGGGATCATCAGGCCGAACAGCGCAATCGACGGCAGCGTCAGAATGATGGTCGCGATGGCGAGCAACGGTCCCGCGAGCCATTCATAGCGATTCATCAGAATGCCGACCGGCACGCCGACGATGATCGCGCAGCCCACGGCAAGACCGACGAGATAGCAGTGCTGCAACGTGAGTTGCAGAAGCTCGGGCCAGTTCGCGCTCAGATAGTCGGTCAGACTCATCTTTACTTTTCCTCCTTCGTTCAGGGCAGTTTGTGCGTGCGAAGAAACTCGCTCGCGACTGCCTGCACGGACTTCCCGTCGATATCGACCTGCTTGTTCATCTCCAGCATCGTGTCGTTGTTCAGCGCGCCGGAGAGCGCGTTCAACTGTTCCGCGAGCTTCGGGTTCTGCTGTAGCACCGACGCACGCACCACAGGCGTGGCGTTGTACGGCGGGAAGAAGTGTCGATCGTCTTCGAGCGGCACGATGCCGAAACCCTTCACGCGGCCATCCGTCGTGTAGACGAGGCCGATGGTCAACTGGTTGTTATGCAGTGCCGTGTAGACGAGGCCCGGATCCATCTGCTTCGTTTCTGCGCGACTGAAATGCAGATCGTAGGTGGCTTCGAGCGGCTTCAAACCATCGGGGCGATTCGCGAATTCCGCGTCCATGCCGAACACGTGTCGCGTGCCTTTCGGGTCGCTCTTCATCTTGTCGGCGAGTTGCGAGATCGTGCGAATGCCCGATTTCTGCGCGGCTTCAGCGGGAAGTCCGAGCGCGTAGGTGTTGTTCAGCGGCGACTTGTTTAGCCACACGAGCCCTTGCTTTGCATCGAGATCCTTCACGCGCTGATACATCGCGTCAGGCGACAGCTTCTCCTTCAGCTTGTGATAGACGAGCGCCGCGGTGCCCGTGTATTCCCACGTCACATCCACTTGCCCGTTCTCCTGCGCACTGCGCAAGAGCACGCTGCCGAGGCCCGTGCGCGCATCGACTGTATAGCCGCGCGAACGCAGATACTGCGACGTAATCTCGATCAGCACGTATTGCTCGGTGAAGTTCTTGCCGCCGAGCACGAGGGGCGCGGCCATCGCGGGGAGACTCGCGAACACGCCCAGTGCACCGGCAATGAGCGCCGTTTTTAGGAAGCGAATGATCTTCATGGTGTCACCTCGCTTCCCGTCGTCCAGCGCCGGCTTGCTGCGGACACGATCGCATCGAGCAACAGCGCGAGGATCGCGGTTCCCGCCGCGCCGAGCAGCAACATCTGGTTGTTGTTCAGATAGATGCCCGGAAAAATCAGTGTGCCGAGACTGTCCGCGCCGATCAGATACGCAAGCGGCGCAGTGCCCACGTTGATCGCAAGCGCCGTACGCACGCCGCCGACGACGATCGGCATCGCGTTGGGTAACTCCACGCGCGTGAGCGACTGCATGTTCGTCATGCCGATGCCGCGTGCGGCTTCGAGCAACGATGCCGGCACGTTCTTCATGCCCTCGTAAGTGTTGCGCGTAATCGGCAACAGCGACGCGAGAAACAGCGCAATGATGGCGGGGATATCGCCGATACCGAAGATGCCGAGTGCAATCGCCAGCACGGCAAGCGAAGGCACGGTATTGCCGATGTTGAAAATCTGCATGAAGCTTTCCGCCTGCCGCGCGAGGGCAGGACGGCTGAGCACAACACCAGCGGGAATGCCGACCACGATGGCGAGCGTCATCGAAATCCCCACGAGCGAGAGATGACGGCCGGTGTAGTACACGAGATCGCCGGAGTATTGATGCCACGTGCTCGCATCGATGGCGCGTGTCAAAAGCACGGCGACGAGCACGACCGCCACCAGGCTGCCCACGAGTTGGACAGTGCGTCGGGTCATAGAACGGGTCTCCTTTTTCGAGGGCCGGGCGCGAGATGATCGCGCTGCTACGTACGCCACTGCACGACGATGTGGCGCCGAATGGGAGCTTGTTACAGCCGGTTTGAAAATGATGCGGCTACCGGCTCGATGAAAAGAAACTGCTAAAGCCGCATTTGCCGGATCGCCGCTCAGCGCGAGCTGGCGAGGGCGCACAGGAAATGGTCGGGTGCGGGATCTCCTGTTCAGAAAGTAGAAACCTGGAACCCGGCAGCAAGCGCCGTGCCTGACGCCATTCGTCGCAGCGTGAAACTCCTCCGGACCTCTCAGGAAAGCTTCCTCAATGTTTCGGGAATTTCTCCCGGGTCCACATATGCGCTTTCGTGCGACGCTTTCTCAACGGAGCATCAGTTTCGACGTAGGCCATCTCCCCGGCCAGGAACGCAGAGCATCCGCGATAAGAAACAGAACGAACGGACAGGAGACGGCATCGATGATCACCACGCTACGCAAACCGGGGCGCTTGCAGACGTTGAGGCCTCGAACCGCGTTACGCCTGTCCGTAGGCGCGGTGTTTGCCGCACTGTCGGCCACTTCATGGGCGCAGACGGACACGGCAGCCGATACAAAGGAACAGGTCACGCCCGTCGCACAAGCGGAGAGCACGCCAGGCAACGCAGCCGGCAACTCAGCCGACAGCGCCTCGCAGCAAATCGCGCAAAACGCGCCGTCGACCGAGCAGGTCGAACTGCCGAACATTGTGGTGGTCGGCACGACGCCGCTGGTGGGCATCGGCACGGCGATCGAACTGGTGCCGGCCAACGTGCAGACGATTCGCGGTCGCGATCTTCAGACGCAAAATTCGCACACACTGGTCGACTACTTTGCGAGCAACCTGCAAAGCGTCGACCTCAACGATGCGCAAGGCAACCCGTGGCAGGTCGATGTCAACTATCGGGGCTTCACGGCTTCACCCGTGCTCGGCACGCCGCAGGGATTGTCCGTGTTTCTCGATGGCGTGCGAGTGAACGAGCCCTTCGGCGACGTCGTGAACTGGGATCTCATCCCGCAGGCGGCCATCCAGACTATTCAGCTCATTCCCGGCTCCAACCCAACCTTCGGCCTGAATACACTCGGCGGCGCTATCGCCGTGACGACCAAGAACGGCCGCGAGAACCCGGGCGGCGAAGCCGAAGTCCAGCTCGGCTCGTGGGGCCGCAAGCTCGCGCAGATCCAGCAGGGCGGGGTCATCGGCAACAGCAATCTCGACTACTACTTCACCGCCAACGCAACCAACGACGACGGCTGGGCCGACCACAACTCAAGCCGACTGCGACAGGCGTTCGGCAAGCTGCGCTACATGGATTCGTCGACGACCATCTCGGTGTCGATGGGCGGCGCCGACAATACGCTCAACGGCTCGCAGACGATCCCGCGTTCGTTTCTGGGCAACTACACGCAGGCATACACGTTCCCGGACACGAACGAAAACCAGCTCGGTTATCTGACGATCAACGGCTCGCACTATTTCACGCCCGACATTCAGATCACGGGTAACGCGTACTACCGGCATTACCGGAACGTGAACACGAGCAGCAACGTCAACGACGACTTCGATCCGGATGACGATGACGAACCGCCGGCAACCAACGCGCAGTCGGTGATCGTGACCGACAGCTATGGCGCGAGTCTTCAGCTGACACTACTGCAGCGCCTGTTCGGCAAGAACAACCAGTTCACGATCGGCGCGGCGGCGGATCTCGCCAACTCGCACTTCACACAGTCGTTGCAAAACGCGTTCTTTACGGACGATCGGGCGACGGTCGGCGACGGTCCGTTTGTCCAGACGACCGACGCAAAAACGCGCAACGAAAACTACGGCATCTATTTCACCGATACTTTTTCATTCAACGACGAATGGTCGATGACACTCGCAGGCCGCTACAACTGGGCACGCACGAACATCGGCGATGAGAGCGGTATTCAGCCGTTACTGGATGGCCGCCACACTTTCTCGCGTTTCAATCCTGCTGTTGGTGTGAACTGGAATCCGACTTCGTGGTTCACCGCCTACGCCACCTATAACGAAGGCATGCGCACGCCGACGTCGATCGAACTCGCCTGCGCGGATCCTGCCGCGCCATGCTCGCTGCCGAACGATTTCCTCGCGGATCCTTCATTGAAGCCCGTTATTTCAAAGACGTTCGAAGTAGGCGCGCGAGGCCGTATAGGGAACAACACATCGTGGAGCGCAGCCGCGTATAGCACGACGCTCGACGACGACATCCAGTTCGTCAGCAGCCAGGGCGCATCGAGCACGCTGGGCTATTTCCAGAACGTAGGCAAAACGCGGCGGCAGGGTTTCGAACTGGCGGGGCGCACGCAGTGGGGGCCTGTCGGTATCAGCGCGAGCTACAGCTACGTCAATGCGACGTATCGTTCGACATGGACCGAGAACAGTGGAAGCAATTCGAGTGCTGACGCGGATGGCAACATCACCGTGCATTCGGGCGATCGCATTCCCGGTATTCCGGCAAATACAGTCAAGCTAAGGCTGGACTATGCGGCGACGGCCAAATGGAAAGTCGGCACGGATCTGACATACCGCAGCGACGTCTTCGCGCGCGGCGACGAGAACAATCAGGATGTGAACGGCACGCTTGCCGGCTACTTTCTCGTGAATCTCGACACGACCTACAACGTGACCAAGCACTTCCAAGTATTCGGTTCAATCCAGAATCTGTTTAACAAGCGCTATGCGACTTTCGCGGTGCTCGGCCAGAACTTCTTCAACGGCCCGAACCATACGTTCGATCCCGACGGCATCACGAACGAGCAGTTCCTTGGCCTGGGCGCACCGCGTGGGTTCTGGGTGGGAATGCGATACGCGTGGGATTGACAGGGGACGTTGCGCTCGCGGCTTGCGATCCGCGCCGTGAACGACGCGGCGCGGATCGCAACGATTACACCGACTGACGCAGGGTTTTCGCAGCCGCGACCATGTTGGTCAGTGCGGGCAGCACTTCAGCCCATTGACGCGTCTTCAGACCGCAGTCCGGATTCACCCACAGACGCCCCGCCGGAATACGCTCTGCGGCCTTCTTCATCAGGTTCACGATATGTTCCTGGCTCGGAATGTTCGGCGAGTGAATGTCGTACACGCCCGGGCCGATCTCATTCGGGTACTTGAAGTTGTCGAATGCATCGAGCAGTTCCATGTCGGAGCGCGACGTTTCGATCGTGATCACATCGGCATCCATATCGGCGATCGACGCGATGATGTCGTTGAACTCCGAATAGCACATGTGCGTGTGAATCTGCGTTTCGTCGCGCACGCCGTTCGCGGTAATGCGGAACGATTCCACGGCCCATTGCAGGTACTCGTTCCATTGCGCGCGGCGTAGCGGCAGTCCTTCGCGTAGCGCAGCTTCGTCGATCTGGATCACGCGCACGCCGGCCTTTTCGAGGTCGAGCACTTCTTCGCGGATCGCAAGCGCGAGCTGGTAGCACGACACTGAGCGTGGCTGATCATCGCGCACGAACGACCAGTTCAGGATCGTGACGGGGCCCGTCAGCATGCCCTTCATCGGCTTCGCGGTTTGCGACTGTGCGTAGCTGATCCACTCGACCGTCATCGCCTTCGGGCGGCTGATGTCGCCGAACAGGATAGGCGGCTTCACGCAGCGCGAACCATACGACTGCACCCAGCCGAACTGGCTGAACACGTAGCCGTCGAGCTGCTCACCGAAGTATTCGACCATGTCGTTGCGTTCGGCTTCGCCGTGCACGAGCACGTCGAGGCCCAGCGCTTCCTGCTCCTTCACGGCGCGCGTGATTTCCTGCTCCATCGCGAGCTTGTAGCCGGCCTGATCGAGTTCACCTGCCTTGAACTGGCTGCGTGCGTGACGGATTTCGTTCGTCTGCGGGAATGAGCCGATCGTGGTGGTCGGGAACGCGGGCAGGTTGAGAATCGCGGACTGCGTTTTAACGCGCTGTTCGTAGGCGCTCGCGCGCTTGCCGAGCGATGCATCGATGCGGGCAATCGCAGCCTTGACAGCTGGGTTGTGCACACGTGGCGAGGTGCGGCGGCTTTCGATGGCCTTCGCGTTGGCAGCGAGCGCCTCAGCAACCGACTCACGGCCATTGTTCAGTGCACCGGCCAGCACGGTCAGTTCGTCGAGCTTTTGCAGCGCGAACGCGAGCCACGACTTGATCTCGGCGTCGAGCTTCTGTTCGCTGCTCAGATCGACGGGCGTGTGCAGCAGCGAGCACGACGGCGCGATCCACAGACGATCGCCGATCGAACGATGCAGCGGTTCGAGCCACTCAAGCGCAGCCGTGAGATCCGTCTTCCAGATGTTGCGGCCATTGATTGCGCCGACCGACACAACCGAGGTCGCGGGCAGTTGCGCGACAACCGCCACGACTTCGTCGCGTGCATTGATCGCATCGATATGCAGACCATCGACGGGCAGCTTGCACGCGAGTTCGAGATTGTCCTGCAACTGGCCGAAGTACGTCGCGAGCAGCAGCTTCACGCGGCGCTCCGACAGCGCTTCATACGCGGTACGGAATGCCTGACGCCACGTTGCATCGAGTTCCGTGACGAGCGCGGGCTCGTCGATCTGCACCCATTCGATGCCCTGCGCCGTGAAGTAATCGAGTAGCGCCGCGTACACGGGCAGCAGACGCGGCAGCAGTGCGAGCTTGTCGGAGTCGTCCTTTGCCTTGCCGAGCCACAGATACGTGACGGGTCCGACGATCACGGGCTTGGTCTTTACGCCGAGCTTACGTGCTTGCGTCAACTGTTCGAGCAGGCGGGACGGATCGAGCGAGAAGTTCGTGTGCGCGTCGAACTCGGGGACGATGTAGTGATAGTTCGTATCGAACCATTTCGTCATTTCACCCGCGGCGACACCGCCGCAGCATGCGCTGTGATCTTCCGCGCCTCGCGCCGAACGGCCACGCGCGACGCGGAAATAGTTGTCGAGCGCATCGCCATGAAAACCTCGCACGCGTTCCGGCAGATTGCCGAGCGTGAAGCTCATGTCGAGAACCTGATCGTAGAACGAGAAGTCGCCAACGGGGGCGAAGTCCAGTGCGGCCTGGTCTTTCCAGTGACGCTCGCGAAGCTCCGCGCCGACCATCTTCAGTTCGTCGCGCGACGACTCGTTCTTCCAGTATTTTTCGAGTGCGAACTTCAGTTCGCGTTTTGCGCCGATGCGCGGAAAACCCAGATTGTGCGTAGTGACCATGTCTCGTTGCCGTCCAGAGGAGAGTAGCTGGAAGCGATGATAGAATTTTCGCTGCATGAATAAAAATGGATTTATTTCATGCAAACATTAATTCTGTTCATGGAGTGAGTCATGCTGGAGCGCAGTCATCTGATGGTCGTGCGTGAAGTCGAGCGACAAGGTTCGCTCACAGCGGCCGCCGATACGCTCAATCTCACGCAATCGGCTCTGAGCCATGCAGTGAAGAAACTGGAGCAGCAACTGGGCACGCCTGTCTGGACGCGTGAAGGCCGTTCGATGCGGCTCACGCAGGCCGGTCAGTATCTGCTCGGGCTTGCGAACCGCATGCTGCCGCAGTTCGAGCTGGCCGAAGAGCGCATGAAGCAGTACGCGCAAGGCGAGCGCGGCACGCTGCGCATCGGCATGGAGTGCGCGCCGTGTTATCAGTGGCTGCTCAAGGTGGTGTCGCCGTATCTTGCGCGCTGGCCCGATGTCGATGTGGATGTGAAGCAGCGTTTTCAGTTCGGCGGTATTGGCGCGCTGATCGGCTACGAGATCGATGTGCTCGTGACACCTGATCCGCTAAAGAAGCCCGAATTGCACTTTCAGCCGGTGTTCGACTATGAGCAGGTGCTGGTTGTCGCCGATGAGCACAGGCTTGCGAGTGAAGCCTACGTCACGCCGGAACAGGTCGCGAAGGAAGTGCTGATCACGTATCCCGTCGAAACCGATCGGCTCGACATCTACACACAGTTCCTGACGCCCGCGAACGTCGTGCCGAGGCGCCACAAGGTGATCGAGACGACCGACATCATGTTGCAGATGGTCGCAAGCGGTAGAGGCGTGGCGGCGCTGCCGCGCTGGCTCGCGGAAGAATACGCGGGCTGGATGCCGCTTACGCCGCTGCAACTCGGCAAGAAGGGAATCGCGAAACAGATCTTTCTCGGCACGCGCAAGGCCGATGACGAGATCGAATACCTGGCGGCGTTCGTCAAGACGGCGCGTGAGGCGAAGTGGGGGGAGGCGAGGGTGCGGGGGTAGTTTTGCGCTTCTGCATGAATAGAACCGGTCGCTGCCTTCGGTTGGTCCTTTGGCGTGTGGTCCGAAGCGGATCGCCAATAAAAAAACGCCGCAGACCCTCAAAGCCTGCGGCGCCCTTCGATTCATTCAAGCCACGACGCAAACCACACGTCATAGCCCGACAGCAAACAACTTACACCTGCACAGTGTCTGCCACTTCCTTGAAGTCTTCGATCTGGTCGAAGTTCATGTACTGGTAGATCTTGTCGCCGTTCGCGTTGATCACGCCGATGTCGGCCATGTACTCTTCCTTCGACGGAATCCTGCCCAGACGCGAGCAGATCGCCGCCAGTTCCGCCGAGCCGAGATACACGTTCGTGTTCTTGCCCAGACGGTTCGGGAAGTTACGCGTCGACGTCGACATGACCGTCGCGCCTTCGCGCACCTGTGCCTGGTTGCCCATGCACAGCGAGCAGCCCGGCATTTCCGTACGCGCGCCAGCCGTGCCGAACACGCCGTAGTGACCTTCTTCCGTCAGCTGCTTCTGGTCCATCTTGGTCGGAGGCGCGACCCACAGCTTGACAGGAATGTCGCGCTTGCCTTCGAGCAGCTTCGACGCGGCACGGAAGTGACCGATGTTCGTCATGCAGGAGCCGATGAACACTTCGTCGATCTTCGCACCAGCAACGTCCGACAGCGTCTTCACATCGTCGGGATCATTCGGGCAGGCGACGATCGGCTCGTGAACGTCAGCCAGATCGATTTCGATGACAGCCGCGTATTCGGCGTCGGCATCCGGTTGCAGCAGTTGCGGATCGGCGAGCCATGCTTCCATCGCCTTGATACGGCGCTGCAGGCTGCGCGGGTCCTGATAGCCCTGCGCGATCATCCACTTCAGCAGCGTGATGTTGCTGTTGAGGTATTCGATGATCGGTTCCTTGTTCAGGTGCACCGTGCAACCGGCGGCCGAACGTTCAGCCGATGCATCCGACAGTTCGAACGCCTGCTCGACCTTCAGATCCGGCAGACCTTCGATTTCGAGAATGCGGCCCGAGAAAATGTTCTTCTTGCCTTGCTTGGCGACCGTCAGCGTGCCTTCCTTGATCGCCCACAGCGGGATCGCGTTGACGAGGTCGCGCAGCGTCACGCCCGGCTGCATCTTGCCCTTGAAGCGGACCAGCACCGATTCCGGCATATCGAGCGGCATCGTGCCCGTAGCCGCCGCGAAAGCGACCAGACCCGAACCTGCCGGGAAGCTGATGCCGATCGGGAAACGCGTGTGCGAGTCGCCGCCCGTGCCGACGGTGTCGGGCAGCAGCATGCGATTCAGCCACGAGTGGATCACGCCGTCGCCCGGGCGCAGCGCGATGCCGCCACGGTTGCTGATGAAGTTCGGCAGCGTCTGGTGCGTCTTCACGTCGACGGGCTTCGGATACGCAGCCGTGTGGCAGAACGATTGCATGACGAGATCGGCCGAGAAGCCGAGGCACGCCAGGTCCTTCAGTTCGTCGCGGGTCATCGGGCCCGTCGTATCTTGCGAGCCGACCGAGGTCATCTTCGGTTCGCAGTACGTGCCGGGACGCACGCCCTGGCCTTCCGGCAGACCGCAGGCGCGGCCAACCATCTTCTGCGCCAGCGAGAAGCCCTTGCCGCTGTTGGCCGGCTGCTGCGGCAGACGGAAGAGTGCGGACGGTGCGAGGCCCAGCGCTTCACGCGCCTTGGCCGTCAAACCGCGGCCGATGATCAGCGGAATGCGGCCGCCGGCGCGCACTTCGTCGAACAGCACGTCGGACTTGACCTGGAATTCGGCGATCACTGCGCCGTTCTTCAGCGCCTTGCCTTCGTACGGACGCAGTTCGACCACGTCGCCCATTTCCATCTGCGACACGTCGAGTTCGATCGGCAGCGCGCCGGCGTCTTCCATCGTGTTGTAGAAGATCGGGGCAATCTTGCCGCCGAGGCACACGCCGCCGAAGCGCTTGTTCGGGATGAACGGAATGTCTTCGCCCGTGAACCACAGCACCGAGTTGGTCGCCGACTTGCGCGAGGAACCCGTGCCGACCACGTCGCCAACGTAGGCGACCAGATGGCCCTTTTCCTTCAGCGATTCGATGAACTTGATCGGGCCGCGCTTGCCGTCTTCTTCCGGCGTGATGCCGGGACGGGCGTTCTTCAGCATCGCCAGCGCGTGCAACGGGATGTCCGGGCGGGTGGTGGCGTCAGGTGCAGGCGACAGGTCGTCGGTGTTCGTTTCGCCCGTCACCTTGAACACGGTGATCGTCAGGCTCTGCGGCACTTCCGGACGGCTCGTGAACCACTCGGCGTCGGCCCAGCTCTGCATCACTGCCTTGGCGTTGGCGTTGCCCTTGTCGGCGAGTTCCTTGACGTCGTGGAACTGGTCGAACATCAGCAGGGTTTTCTTCAGCGCGTCGGCGGCTACGGCGCCCACTTCGGCGTCCGACAGCAGTTCGATCAGCGGAGCGATGTTGTAGCCGCCCAGCATCGTGCCGAGCAGTTCGGTGGCGCGCTCGCGCGAGATCAGCGCGCAGGGCGTCTCGCCCTTGGCCACGGCGGCCAGGAAGCCAGCCTTCACGCGAGCGGCTTCGTCGACGCCTGCGGGCACGCGGTTGGTGATCAGGTCGAGCAGCGTCTGCTCTTCGCCGGCGGGCGGATTCGTCAGCAGTTCCACCAGTTCGGCCGTCTGCTGAGCCGTCAGCGGCAGGGGAGGAATGCCGAGCGCGGCGCGTGCGGCCACGTGAGCACGGAAGTTTTCAAGCATGGGGAACCTGCTGTATTTGCGTTTCAGGGGAAGGCTTTCAGGGCAGCCCGAGGCACTGCTTTGATCGCGATTTTAATTCCAATACCGCTCCAACGTCAAATGTCTTATGTCTTATATAAGAGTTGGGCGACATAATCCGACGGCAAGGTGGGACTCGATGGAGCAGGCGGAAGCAGCGACCCGCAGTGCGGCGCGCCGTTCTGGGCCGCGCCGGACCTTGTCGGAAGGCGCGTCTATTTCGTGGATTTCACGCAGGCGGAAGCGGTTCGCGGATCGACGCGAGAGGGATTTGAGGTGAAGCGTGGTGTCGGCAAAGGTGCGACGATCAGGTCAGACGCAATTGGCCTTTTACACTGCTGCCTTTACGCTTTTTAGCTTCGGCTTTTTTGCAAAGATCGAGCAAAAGCCAACGCGCGACTGTTTCGGGACGATCCATGCCGAATTGGGCGGAACGAATATCCCACCCGAAATAGACGATAACCGTCCCATCCATTACCCGATAAGAACCGCTGTGTGCGATGCCGGCAACCGTAACGGTCAACGGTCGCCTCTCGTCGTATTGAGCTGAAGCCACTTTGTAGATTTGAATAACAAAGTAAAAACCTATCTGGACGATTATCTTTCGTCAATCAAATATACGTTTTGAAGCAAAGTTTAATTCGGCAATCGCATGTGGCAATAACGAATGCCGTTTCAACGGTGCGATTTTTGTTTTCCGTCGATCATCGATGTGCGCGCGCGTACAGCGAAGCGAAGGCGATTACCAGCGGCTTGCGGCTGGTCGCGCGGTTGCACTAATTGGGAAATGGCAAGTTGACGCGGATTTGCCCGAATGAGCGTGCGTCGAGGTGGAATGGTCGATTCTATTCGATCCAACGCGGACGGCAACCCTTCCGTTGTTTCGAATCCAACACTTCATTACATCACCGGCAGGTTCGCTCCGGATGTGCAACGATAGGCGTGTAGCTCGCAACGGTCGAACACGCTGGACAACCCAACGGGGAGGGTAGATGAGAGAGAACGCCAAAACGCTTTTCGTCGCTTCCGAGGACATTGCAACCGCGTTGAACCTGCTGGAGAGCATCGAGGTCGAGATCGGCTTCGATTGCGACGATCCCGAGAGCATCGAAAAGGCCATTCTCAGCGTCGAGGAGGCAATCAACACGCGCCTGAGCGGACATCGCGGCGATGCGCGTATCGAATCGGCGATCCTTCGCGTGAAGTCGGATTTCCGGTGCGCGATCCTCGATCAGGCGTCGTCCGATGAGGACGATGAAGATACCTTCGGTATCGTCCACACCGTGCATTGACACTGCCGAAGCTGGGTCACCCGATCGCCGGTTGGGATCGGGTGAGTCGGCGCTCAGACCAGCGACGTTTCCTTCCCCGTTTTTCTTCTGCCGATCCCGGGCATGCGAGGGCGCGTATCCTGCGATGGCTGCGGCTGCCGGTCGCGCAGCAACAGCGGCATCAGGCGCCGATTGGCCGTCTGTGCAGCCCACTCGCAATAAGCGGCGCTGCCGAGCACCCATCCGTTGAGCGTCGACTGCATCAGGTTGTCCACTTCGCATTCGTCGATCGGTCGCGCACCGAGATCGCGGTAAGCCTGCTGGCGTTCGACGGGCGTATTGCCGAGCGCGCTGTAGAGCGAATGATCCTTGATGAAGCTATCGACGCGCATCCCGATGTGATGCGTATAGCTCGACCACTGATAATTTCCCGGCTCGGCCACGAGTCGGTTGCGCACGGGCGCATGATCGATGACCTGGCTCGCGAGCAGGAAATATCGGTCGGGCTCGATCACTGTTGCTCGGTATCCGCCGCGCCACATTGCACCGCGGCGTCCGTGGCGTCGATTGAAGGTCTCGACATAGCGACGGCAGACCGCCTGCATCGCCATGCCGACGCTCGACTCGTATGAAGGTGTGACGAGGAACTGTACTGCCTCGGGCATGAGCACCCACGCGTGGACTGCCAGATCGGCGACGCGTGCGGCGTCCGCCAGGCAGGCGAGGAAGTACAGATAGTCTCCCTCGTCGAGGAATGCGGGCCCCGTGAGTCCCTGCAAGATAACGTGCTGCGGTTGTTCTGGGACGTAGTGCCGTGCAAGCCGTGTCATGCTGAATTAACCGGAAATCCGATGTGAGAAAGCGATCCGTCAGGTGGCGGTCGCGTGTCGTGCGTAACGCGGGTATCGGACGAAATTCTAGCGATCATTGGCGCGCGTGTGGATCGCGAATAGGCCTTTTTTCTGGCCTCTTTTCATCGAATTGGCGATCACGGCGGGGAATTTTTTTATGTCGACGCTGAATAGGTTTGGAAGTGCTGTTTGAGTGCTATCCGGCACTATTAAATCCGGTGGCACGGTGCGGCGTTCGAGGGACCATCTGGCTCTATTTTTATTTCGCCTGAATTGCGGGTTGGGCGTATTGTGAGTCGGGGTTTATCGGTAGGTATCCGAAACTTAAAAAGAGAAATTGGCGAAAATATGAAACCAGCCGCGATCGTATTGCATGGGCCAACCAGCGCGGGAAAGAGCAGTCTGGCGAGGGCGCTTCAGGACAGTTCGGAAGTCCCTGTCTTTCACATCACGCTCGATGCATTCGTGGAAATGTCGCGCAGACGTGACATGCGATCGGACGACGAGC
This genomic interval from Paraburkholderia sabiae contains the following:
- a CDS encoding TonB-dependent receptor; this translates as MITTLRKPGRLQTLRPRTALRLSVGAVFAALSATSWAQTDTAADTKEQVTPVAQAESTPGNAAGNSADSASQQIAQNAPSTEQVELPNIVVVGTTPLVGIGTAIELVPANVQTIRGRDLQTQNSHTLVDYFASNLQSVDLNDAQGNPWQVDVNYRGFTASPVLGTPQGLSVFLDGVRVNEPFGDVVNWDLIPQAAIQTIQLIPGSNPTFGLNTLGGAIAVTTKNGRENPGGEAEVQLGSWGRKLAQIQQGGVIGNSNLDYYFTANATNDDGWADHNSSRLRQAFGKLRYMDSSTTISVSMGGADNTLNGSQTIPRSFLGNYTQAYTFPDTNENQLGYLTINGSHYFTPDIQITGNAYYRHYRNVNTSSNVNDDFDPDDDDEPPATNAQSVIVTDSYGASLQLTLLQRLFGKNNQFTIGAAADLANSHFTQSLQNAFFTDDRATVGDGPFVQTTDAKTRNENYGIYFTDTFSFNDEWSMTLAGRYNWARTNIGDESGIQPLLDGRHTFSRFNPAVGVNWNPTSWFTAYATYNEGMRTPTSIELACADPAAPCSLPNDFLADPSLKPVISKTFEVGARGRIGNNTSWSAAAYSTTLDDDIQFVSSQGASSTLGYFQNVGKTRRQGFELAGRTQWGPVGISASYSYVNATYRSTWTENSGSNSSADADGNITVHSGDRIPGIPANTVKLRLDYAATAKWKVGTDLTYRSDVFARGDENNQDVNGTLAGYFLVNLDTTYNVTKHFQVFGSIQNLFNKRYATFAVLGQNFFNGPNHTFDPDGITNEQFLGLGAPRGFWVGMRYAWD
- a CDS encoding ABC transporter permease; the protein is MSLTDYLSANWPELLQLTLQHCYLVGLAVGCAIIVGVPVGILMNRYEWLAGPLLAIATIILTLPSIALFGLMIPVFSRFGEGIGAVPAITAVFLYSLLPIMPNTYLALRNVEAGIKEAGIGIGMTQWQRLRLVELPLAVPVILGGVRTAVVMNIGVMTIAAVIGAGGLGSLIIRAIGQSSMMKLLVGAVLVSVLAIVADLLLQALQRALTPKGVQKT
- a CDS encoding ABC transporter permease — translated: MTRRTVQLVGSLVAVVLVAVLLTRAIDASTWHQYSGDLVYYTGRHLSLVGISMTLAIVVGIPAGVVLSRPALARQAESFMQIFNIGNTVPSLAVLAIALGIFGIGDIPAIIALFLASLLPITRNTYEGMKNVPASLLEAARGIGMTNMQSLTRVELPNAMPIVVGGVRTALAINVGTAPLAYLIGADSLGTLIFPGIYLNNNQMLLLGAAGTAILALLLDAIVSAASRRWTTGSEVTP
- a CDS encoding glycine betaine ABC transporter substrate-binding protein produces the protein MKIIRFLKTALIAGALGVFASLPAMAAPLVLGGKNFTEQYVLIEITSQYLRSRGYTVDARTGLGSVLLRSAQENGQVDVTWEYTGTAALVYHKLKEKLSPDAMYQRVKDLDAKQGLVWLNKSPLNNTYALGLPAEAAQKSGIRTISQLADKMKSDPKGTRHVFGMDAEFANRPDGLKPLEATYDLHFSRAETKQMDPGLVYTALHNNQLTIGLVYTTDGRVKGFGIVPLEDDRHFFPPYNATPVVRASVLQQNPKLAEQLNALSGALNNDTMLEMNKQVDIDGKSVQAVASEFLRTHKLP